A region from the Medicago truncatula cultivar Jemalong A17 chromosome 6, MtrunA17r5.0-ANR, whole genome shotgun sequence genome encodes:
- the LOC25480760 gene encoding cysteine-rich receptor-like protein kinase 6 — translation MAYFKIIFFSILIRFLCFATIKAQDSICSSNGTTTNSTYQINTRTLLSSLSSKAVGNTEFYNTTVTTGNPSDSVYGLFMCRGDVTFQICDECIVNATQKLSLDCPLSKQAVIYYENCMVRYSNESFFSTVSTSPWYAQCTYANVSNTKSFMPLLFSTWYETADEAARPLIGDIKKKFATKEARVSKNQTLYCLAQCTPDLSPNNCRTCLYTAIDLLPLCGYGKVGGRFLLPSCNVSHCLVRYSDQKILSNIETSPMYRDINITDYTTNQNWFTSTLSNQLSQLANDTGDSDERYKTNSLKLNDKQTLYSLGQCTRDLSSEGCATCLNNVITTSIPWSNLGSVGGRIIYPSCNLRFELFPFYMEGDEAQPPGSPPLPRNAGEVFAPILHVWRQWMDQTPLSILDPNIKEDYSTNEVIKCIQIGLLCVQNDPNARPSIVTVASYLSSYAIDLPTPQEPAFFLHGRTYSDVLAQESSSTQSANSSALFSYNQMSASTFIPR, via the exons ATGGCTTACtttaaaattatctttttctcaATCCTTATTCGATTCCTTTGTTTTGCAACTATCAAGGCACAGGACTCTATTTGTTCCTCCAATGGTACCACAACCAATAGCACCTACCAAATCAATACCAGGACACTCCTCTCTTCCTTATCATCAAAAGCCGTCGGCAACACCGAATTCTACAACACCACAGTCACCACAGGAAACCCCTCTGATTCTGTCTATGGATTGTTCATGTGCAGGGGTGATGTCACCTTTCAAATCTGTGATGAATGCATAGTTAATGCAACTCAAAAACTTTCCTTAGATTGCCCATTATCCAAACAAGCTGTAATTTATTACGAAAATTGCATGGTTCGATACTCCAATGAGTCTTTCTTTTCCACTGTTTCTACAAGTCCTTGGTATGCACAGTGTACATATGCCAACGTCTCAAACACGAAAAGCTTCATGCCTTTATTGTTTTCAACCTGGTACGAAACTGCAGATGAAGCAGCACGTCCACTTATTGGAGACATAAAAAAGAAGTTTGCAACAAAAGAAGCACGAGTTTCGAAAAATCAGACCCTATACTGTCTAGCTCAGTGCACGCCAGACTTGTCTCCTAACAATTGCAGAACCTGTCTCTATACTGCTATTGATCTTCTTCCTCTGTGTGGTTATGGAAAGGTGGGTGGGAGATTTCTTTTGCCTAGCTGTAATGTTAG CCACTGCTTGGTTCGCTATTCAGATCAAAAAATCCTCTCTAACATTGAAACAAGTCCTATGTATAGAGATATAAATATCACTGATTACACCACAAACCAAAACTGGTTCACTAGTACCTTATCGAATCAGTTATCTCAACTTGCGAATGATACAGGGGACAGTGATGAAAGATATAAGACTAATTCATTAAAACTGAATGATAAACAAACCTTGTATAGTCTTGGACAATGTACGCGAGATTTGTCTAGTGAGGGTTGCGCTACTTGTCTAAATAATGTGATCACTACATCAATTCCATGGTCAAATTTGGGTAGTGTTGGGGGAAGAATTATCTATCCTAGCTGCAATCTGAGGTTTGAATTGTTCCCTTTTTACATGGAGGGTGACGAAGCTCAGCCACCTGGGAGTCCACCTTTACCACGAAATGCAGGTGAAGTCTTTGCTCCAATTTTACAT gTATGGAGACAATGGATGGATCAAACACCTTTAAGTATATTGGACCCAAATATTAAAGAAGATTATTCTACAAATGAAGTCATTAAGTGCATTCAGATTGGTCTATTATGTGTTCAAAATGACCCGAATGCTAGACCTTCAATTGTGACAGTTGCTTCTTATCTTAGCAGTTATGCAATTGATTTACCAACTCCACAAGAACCTGCGTTTTTCTTGCATGGTAGAACTTATTCCGACGTTCTTGCACAAGAATCAAGTTCTACTCAATCTGCCAATAGTTCTGCACTTTTCTCATACAATCAAATGTCTGCAAGTACTTTTATTCCTCGatag